In the genome of Pseudomonas protegens, one region contains:
- a CDS encoding RebB family R body protein, with product MPDPMVNSQITDAVTQTNVKVVAEAPAQAIASLYQVASHSAGLSLQNAVNSQQALNQISNAVVSKAVALIMAIGE from the coding sequence ATGCCCGATCCAATGGTCAATTCGCAGATCACCGATGCCGTGACCCAGACCAACGTCAAGGTGGTGGCCGAGGCTCCAGCCCAGGCCATCGCCTCGTTGTATCAGGTGGCCAGCCACTCGGCCGGCTTGTCGTTGCAGAATGCGGTCAACAGCCAGCAGGCGCTGAATCAGATCTCCAACGCGGTGGTGTCCAAGGCCGTGGCGTTGATCATGGCGATCGGCGAGTAG
- a CDS encoding RNA polymerase sigma factor, which yields MNCSMQEGLPTALADHLFEASWKAVLPGLQRRARQLARGNADGAQEWLAATAIKALLFFRRSPQRIRDPQGFLFLVLDHVFVDSCRRRAREQRLFVDFADFEDDPLQQLEAPQMSVLEQVELLETLALLSRRVAQLPLKKRRLFELKFVDDLPYPNIAAELGMNQPLARKHVQLLREALR from the coding sequence ATGAACTGTTCGATGCAAGAGGGCCTGCCGACAGCGCTGGCGGATCATCTGTTCGAGGCCAGCTGGAAGGCGGTGCTGCCCGGGTTGCAGCGTCGCGCCCGGCAGTTGGCGAGGGGTAACGCCGATGGCGCTCAGGAGTGGCTGGCGGCCACGGCGATCAAGGCGCTGCTGTTCTTTCGTCGTTCGCCGCAGCGCATTCGCGATCCCCAGGGCTTTCTGTTTCTGGTGCTGGATCATGTGTTTGTCGACAGCTGTCGGCGGCGGGCGCGGGAGCAGCGTCTGTTCGTGGATTTCGCCGATTTCGAGGACGATCCGCTGCAGCAGCTGGAGGCGCCGCAGATGTCGGTGCTGGAGCAGGTGGAGCTGCTGGAAACCCTGGCCCTGCTCAGTCGGCGGGTGGCGCAATTGCCGCTTAAAAAACGCCGCTTGTTTGAACTAAAGTTTGTCGACGACCTGCCCTACCCGAACATTGCCGCCGAGCTGGGGATGAACCAGCCCCTGGCGCGCAAGCACGTGCAGTTGTTGCGCGAGGCCCTGCGTTGA